In Chitinophaga sp. HK235, a single window of DNA contains:
- a CDS encoding secretin and TonB N-terminal domain-containing protein, whose product MKKIILLLLGIFILHISPNMAQVPVKDRIATLTQNLNDLSLNVPGLRQKASLSVSGSTLQEVLRGIANTHRLNLNIDPSLTEKVTNYFDGETVSNVLIYLAKQYNLDFNFTGNIIYITHYQDPYKNLPPPPKELRINYNNATGNITLDLHNDSLMNVAKRITVTTNKNVVVVPDLFGKTVSGYIQDLPIPNALEKLALTNNFKFTRTNDEVYVLEPLANGEKILLKPELKPIPNSNTVIRKFNGNSSGNIDAQYDNSGRKMISLNVNAMPIRDVLRNIADQTGMNYFIYTDIQGNITANLSNIELEKALQYIFQGTEYTYRVEKDIYMIGNRLNEGLRTYKILQLQNRSMDSLIHLLPPELKKGVEVKEFKELNSLLLSGSAPDIEMIQAFVKQIDKVVPMITIEVILMDVKKGKSVKTGIRAGVSDSVRTGGTFLGERGLDYTFGARSINDFLGRIGINNIFNLGKVTPNFYVQLSALESNSNIDLRQTPKLSTLNGHVANLSIGSTRYYTVSTQNVMGSLNPQTLVTQQYIPVEANLSIDIMPIVSGDEQVTLNIDVKIADFIGDPPNNAPPPSSNSKFKSIIRVKNEEMVVLGGIERNEKSESGGGIPVLSRIPVLKWLFSSRSRSTSKTVSLVFIKPTIIY is encoded by the coding sequence ATGAAAAAAATAATACTGTTACTGCTAGGCATTTTCATACTTCATATTTCACCGAACATGGCGCAGGTGCCGGTGAAAGACCGTATTGCCACCCTCACACAAAACCTGAATGATCTCTCTTTAAATGTACCTGGTCTTCGTCAGAAAGCCTCCCTGAGCGTTTCCGGCAGCACCTTGCAGGAAGTACTCCGTGGCATCGCCAATACTCACCGCCTCAATCTTAATATAGATCCCTCACTGACAGAAAAAGTCACCAATTACTTTGATGGCGAAACGGTTTCCAATGTATTAATATATCTGGCCAAACAATATAACCTGGATTTTAACTTTACAGGAAACATTATCTATATCACGCATTACCAGGACCCGTATAAAAATCTGCCTCCTCCTCCCAAGGAACTCCGGATTAACTATAACAATGCCACCGGCAATATTACCCTCGACCTTCATAATGATAGCCTGATGAATGTCGCCAAAAGAATTACTGTAACAACCAATAAAAACGTAGTCGTTGTTCCGGATCTTTTTGGAAAAACCGTCAGCGGATATATACAGGACCTGCCCATCCCGAATGCACTGGAAAAACTGGCACTCACCAATAACTTTAAGTTTACCAGAACTAACGATGAGGTTTATGTACTTGAACCACTCGCCAACGGAGAAAAAATACTGCTTAAACCGGAACTCAAGCCCATTCCCAACAGCAATACAGTCATCCGGAAATTTAATGGCAACTCCTCCGGAAATATAGATGCACAGTATGATAATTCAGGGCGGAAAATGATTTCGCTGAATGTAAATGCCATGCCCATCAGGGATGTATTAAGAAACATCGCAGATCAAACGGGGATGAACTACTTTATTTATACTGACATCCAGGGAAATATCACGGCCAACTTATCAAACATAGAGCTGGAGAAAGCTTTGCAGTATATTTTTCAGGGAACAGAATACACCTATCGCGTAGAAAAGGACATATACATGATCGGTAACCGGCTGAATGAGGGACTGCGCACCTATAAAATCCTTCAGCTCCAGAACCGTTCCATGGACTCATTAATACATCTGCTTCCTCCGGAACTCAAGAAAGGCGTGGAGGTCAAGGAATTCAAGGAACTTAACAGCCTGCTGCTCAGCGGCAGTGCTCCTGATATAGAGATGATCCAGGCATTTGTCAAACAGATCGACAAAGTAGTGCCTATGATAACCATTGAGGTCATCCTTATGGACGTTAAAAAAGGGAAGTCCGTTAAAACGGGCATCCGGGCAGGCGTTTCAGATTCCGTAAGAACAGGTGGAACATTCCTGGGAGAACGTGGACTGGATTATACCTTCGGGGCCAGATCCATCAATGACTTCCTGGGCCGTATCGGTATTAACAATATCTTCAATCTGGGTAAGGTAACCCCCAACTTCTATGTGCAGTTAAGTGCATTGGAAAGCAATAGTAATATTGATCTTCGGCAGACACCCAAACTATCTACCTTAAATGGTCATGTCGCCAACCTGAGTATTGGCAGTACACGCTATTATACAGTCAGCACACAAAATGTGATGGGATCGCTGAACCCGCAAACACTGGTCACCCAGCAGTATATTCCGGTAGAAGCCAATCTCTCTATCGACATTATGCCCATCGTATCCGGCGATGAACAGGTAACTTTAAATATTGATGTAAAGATAGCGGACTTCATTGGTGATCCGCCTAACAACGCACCTCCCCCCTCCTCCAACAGCAAGTTTAAGTCTATTATCCGCGTAAAGAATGAGGAAATGGTCGTGCTGGGTGGTATTGAAAGAAATGAAAAAAGTGAGTCCGGTGGCGGCATCCCTGTACTTTCCAGGATCCCGGTACTAAAGTGGTTATTCAGCAGCAGGTCCAGAAGTACCTCCAAAACAGTTTCCCTGGTATTTATCAAACCCACTATTATTTATTAA
- a CDS encoding GspE/PulE family protein, with product MSVKLSIDVARLPVISAEQAWHYKIIPAISDRAQPTFYYARTADHEGLHHELNFLLNEDIHLIPAEETELRTLLEKHYPRQQKDSRLQNRFYNGNADNFLQHLIAESKNLHSSDIHIEIYEEICRVRIRIDGMLVQRYLLDKNQYPSLINKIKIMSNLDIAEKRLPQDGRIFFEYQQVKTDIRVSVLPTLHGEKIVLRLLSNDATNIDLDTLGFAQEELQSYLEGIKKPNGLLLISGPTGSGKTTTLYATLKLLNKDTRNILTIEDPIEYTLAGINQVQLKENIGLTFGAALRNFLRQDPDIIMVGEIRDPDTANMAIRAALTGHLVLSTIHTNSAWGIISRLSDMGIPPFLVANTLNTAVAQRLLRLLCDHCKTQQEFDESLYPPKFQPDKKIHTHYVPTGCEHCYNTGYKGRKAVYEVINIDSDLATQIKQSNTNIPSLLKEKGISTLAENAFSLFEKGYTSIDEIYSLLTN from the coding sequence ATGTCCGTTAAACTGTCCATAGATGTAGCCCGCCTTCCTGTGATCAGTGCAGAACAAGCCTGGCATTACAAGATCATTCCTGCCATCTCCGACCGGGCACAACCAACATTTTATTATGCCCGTACTGCTGATCACGAAGGGTTGCATCATGAGCTGAACTTCCTGCTGAATGAAGACATTCACCTGATTCCAGCGGAAGAAACGGAACTACGCACATTGCTGGAAAAACACTATCCCAGACAACAAAAAGACAGCAGGCTGCAGAACAGGTTTTACAATGGAAATGCTGACAATTTTCTACAACATTTAATTGCTGAATCCAAAAACCTCCATAGCAGTGATATACATATCGAGATCTATGAAGAGATCTGCAGGGTGAGGATCAGGATAGACGGCATGTTGGTGCAGCGGTACTTACTGGATAAAAACCAGTACCCATCACTGATTAACAAGATAAAAATCATGTCCAACCTCGATATCGCGGAAAAACGCCTGCCACAGGATGGACGTATTTTCTTTGAATATCAGCAGGTCAAAACAGACATCCGGGTATCTGTTCTCCCTACACTTCACGGAGAAAAAATTGTGCTTCGCCTCCTGAGCAATGATGCCACCAATATAGATCTTGATACACTCGGATTTGCACAGGAAGAACTGCAAAGTTATCTGGAAGGCATCAAAAAACCCAACGGGCTTTTGCTGATCAGTGGCCCTACCGGCTCCGGCAAAACCACTACGCTCTATGCAACACTTAAACTGCTGAACAAGGATACAAGAAATATCCTGACGATCGAAGATCCCATCGAATATACGCTCGCTGGTATTAACCAGGTGCAGTTAAAGGAAAACATCGGATTAACTTTCGGGGCAGCGCTCCGGAACTTTCTCAGACAAGACCCCGACATCATCATGGTAGGGGAAATACGTGATCCGGATACTGCGAACATGGCTATCCGCGCTGCTTTGACGGGCCACCTGGTGCTTTCTACCATCCATACCAATTCTGCATGGGGTATCATATCCAGGCTCTCCGACATGGGCATTCCTCCCTTCCTTGTTGCCAATACACTTAACACAGCTGTTGCCCAGCGCCTGTTAAGATTACTTTGTGATCACTGTAAAACACAACAGGAATTTGATGAATCCTTATATCCTCCCAAATTCCAACCGGATAAAAAAATACATACCCACTATGTGCCTACAGGATGCGAGCATTGTTACAATACCGGTTACAAAGGGAGAAAAGCGGTCTACGAAGTTATCAACATAGACAGTGACCTGGCCACACAAATTAAACAGTCCAATACCAATATACCATCTCTGTTAAAAGAAAAAGGAATATCGACTCTTGCTGAGAATGCATTCAGCCTCTTTGAAAAAGGGTACACTTCCATAGATGAAATCTATTCGCTGTTAACCAATTAA
- a CDS encoding type IV pilin protein, with product MRKRKYSQPKVKAFTLTEVLVVLIIVGILVLLAIPNLLPLITKAKSTEAKLQLEHIHMLEKNFFYEKSRYTKDLTELSFEQQKLVTEGGQANYKIEIIQAASNDFKARATAVVDFDGDGTFNVWEIDANKRLIEAVKD from the coding sequence TTGAGAAAGAGAAAGTATTCACAACCTAAAGTAAAGGCATTTACACTAACAGAAGTATTGGTCGTACTTATCATTGTAGGGATACTTGTGCTCCTGGCCATACCCAATCTGCTCCCGCTCATTACCAAAGCGAAAAGCACAGAAGCGAAGTTACAGCTGGAACATATTCACATGCTGGAAAAGAATTTTTTCTATGAAAAATCCCGCTATACAAAGGATCTGACTGAGCTCTCATTTGAACAGCAAAAACTGGTAACAGAAGGAGGTCAGGCCAATTATAAAATTGAGATCATACAGGCAGCCAGCAATGACTTTAAAGCCAGAGCCACTGCTGTTGTTGATTTCGATGGAGATGGCACTTTCAATGTATGGGAAATAGATGCCAACAAACGGTTGATAGAAGCCGTAAAGGATTAA
- a CDS encoding toxin-antitoxin system YwqK family antitoxin — MKKILLLVIITISTLLNQSLAQQVPDIKTNHITIRHNDTVCTFYIYDRSKKIVPKRDKYYYWYKTQQIICTHGGYSGQLLDGDYTEFYPNKNLRTKGYFKKGLKAGIWHSWNPSGEFTQITTWKSGEKNGESFEYDSTGHLTSKSTYSNGQLNGPSTTYFPKGVEKTIIYKNGQLVPEKAPKDSSVKKIQ; from the coding sequence ATGAAAAAGATACTCCTTCTTGTTATAATAACTATCAGTACACTGCTGAACCAGAGCCTGGCTCAGCAAGTGCCGGATATAAAGACCAATCATATTACCATCCGGCACAATGATACCGTTTGTACCTTTTACATATATGATAGAAGTAAAAAGATAGTACCGAAGAGGGATAAATATTATTACTGGTACAAAACCCAACAGATAATATGTACCCACGGTGGCTACAGTGGTCAATTGCTGGATGGTGATTACACAGAATTCTATCCCAATAAAAATCTCAGAACCAAAGGCTATTTCAAAAAAGGGCTCAAAGCCGGGATCTGGCACTCCTGGAATCCCAGCGGAGAATTCACTCAGATCACCACCTGGAAAAGTGGCGAAAAAAACGGTGAATCTTTTGAATATGATTCAACCGGGCACCTTACCAGTAAAAGCACATATTCAAATGGCCAGCTTAATGGGCCCAGCACCACTTATTTCCCTAAGGGTGTCGAAAAGACAATTATTTATAAGAACGGACAGCTGGTCCCTGAAAAAGCTCCAAAGGATTCTTCCGTGAAAAAGATACAATAA
- a CDS encoding OmpH family outer membrane protein — protein sequence MSKKLFPAVLVVIFVLLSVIIYQSFFKSNKLAYIDSGKLLGNYHAMTDARKALETKTQQWKSNIDTLSKDLQHTILQYEKELNSGSATQKKMAQEIIRGKQKQLNDYQAAVQQNAQQEENRLTQKVIADVNAYLLSYGKEHHYKMILIASNGNIGYADPSLDITEDILNHLNSNYKIPLK from the coding sequence ATGTCAAAAAAACTATTCCCGGCCGTTCTCGTCGTTATTTTTGTCTTGCTTTCAGTGATTATCTATCAATCATTTTTTAAAAGCAATAAGCTGGCCTATATAGATTCAGGAAAGCTACTGGGGAATTATCATGCCATGACTGATGCCCGGAAAGCCCTTGAAACAAAGACCCAGCAATGGAAATCAAACATTGATACCCTCAGCAAAGACCTTCAGCATACGATCCTGCAATATGAGAAGGAATTGAATTCCGGTTCCGCTACACAAAAGAAAATGGCGCAGGAAATTATCAGAGGCAAGCAAAAACAGTTAAATGATTATCAAGCGGCTGTTCAACAAAATGCACAACAGGAAGAAAACCGCCTGACTCAGAAAGTAATCGCGGATGTTAATGCCTATCTCCTGTCTTATGGAAAAGAACATCACTACAAAATGATATTAATTGCCAGCAACGGCAATATTGGATATGCAGATCCTTCACTGGATATTACAGAGGACATCCTGAATCATCTTAATTCGAACTATAAAATTCCGCTGAAATAA
- a CDS encoding DUF4242 domain-containing protein: MPKYVIEREIPGAGKLSEEQLKAISQTSCSVLNNMGPQIQWLHSYVTTDKIYCVYIAPNEEMIREHAKQGGFPANVISEVATVIDPTTAE; encoded by the coding sequence ATGCCTAAGTATGTTATCGAACGTGAAATTCCAGGCGCAGGTAAATTGTCAGAAGAACAATTGAAAGCAATCTCACAAACTTCATGTAGCGTGCTAAACAATATGGGACCACAAATTCAATGGTTACATAGTTATGTGACAACCGATAAGATTTATTGTGTTTATATAGCACCTAATGAAGAAATGATCCGTGAGCACGCAAAACAAGGGGGATTCCCAGCCAACGTTATCAGTGAAGTAGCTACCGTTATTGATCCTACAACTGCGGAGTAA
- a CDS encoding lipase family protein, producing the protein METQIKSLSISLSEAVQYAKVANLADIIYKQAVQEQDALTQRNPSTQAYRNILNNKDYQALVDKDFLTNYNILYNVQMNDIIVHGKFDLVYYGFIAQHKSTLDYVIAIRGTENILEAIADSFFIPTAFKEFNNNALVPSGFYDLYESGLIVSLPDSPMKIPPFPLKTVAADPTSIMPDARNVRTVVTGHSLGAALVTYYAAAASVGLGKGMDLCVYTYASPMTGNVAFADMYNNSIAESYRIHNVPDVVPNVPQFPINGPNIYTQVAQGYQIDSTKYPLVKSGAPCAHQLPVYQYVLESLNGTDNPDILNFNNGGCKAKS; encoded by the coding sequence ATGGAAACCCAAATTAAATCTTTATCTATTTCCCTGTCAGAGGCTGTTCAGTACGCCAAAGTGGCTAACCTGGCAGACATTATCTACAAACAGGCAGTACAGGAACAGGATGCGTTAACACAACGTAATCCTTCAACACAGGCGTATAGGAATATCCTTAACAATAAGGACTACCAGGCACTGGTAGACAAGGATTTTTTGACAAACTACAATATATTGTACAATGTACAGATGAATGACATTATTGTCCATGGGAAGTTCGACCTGGTCTATTACGGTTTTATAGCACAGCATAAGAGCACTCTGGACTACGTGATCGCCATCCGCGGTACGGAAAACATACTTGAAGCGATCGCAGACAGCTTTTTTATTCCCACCGCCTTTAAGGAGTTTAACAACAACGCATTAGTTCCATCCGGCTTTTACGATCTTTATGAATCAGGCCTGATCGTATCACTGCCTGATTCTCCTATGAAGATTCCGCCCTTCCCTTTAAAAACTGTTGCAGCCGATCCGACATCTATAATGCCAGATGCCCGAAATGTGCGCACAGTGGTTACAGGTCATAGCCTGGGAGCCGCGCTGGTAACCTATTATGCCGCCGCTGCCTCCGTCGGCCTGGGTAAAGGTATGGATCTTTGCGTGTATACTTATGCGTCTCCAATGACAGGCAATGTCGCCTTTGCCGATATGTACAACAACAGCATAGCTGAAAGCTACCGGATACATAATGTGCCGGATGTTGTTCCAAACGTTCCGCAGTTCCCCATAAACGGACCTAACATCTATACCCAGGTAGCCCAGGGCTACCAGATTGATTCAACAAAGTACCCGCTGGTAAAAAGTGGCGCCCCATGCGCACACCAGCTGCCGGTTTACCAGTATGTACTTGAGAGCCTTAATGGAACTGATAATCCGGATATCCTGAACTTTAATAATGGTGGTTGTAAGGCCAAAAGCTAA
- a CDS encoding ice-binding family protein — MRRNLLSGALCALLLFLLPFKNLAQSPPNLRSTASFALFTATGAFSNVGASTIVTGDVGTNVGAFSAFPPGVLVGQRHVADPASAQAATDVSLAYGEMSTITCGSVISTTLGGGQTLLPNVYCLGAASTVNGDLILDGQGNPNSLFIFKIDGALATTVNSRIILTNSASICNVYWQVNGEVDLGNNSLFQGTLLVNGAINLLEAAQLNGRALSTAGAISLHNNIVNVSAQPTASVITAGGPTTFCAGGSVVLSGNNGGTWSTGATTPTITVTQAGDYSVTNTNACGTVTSNHIIVTVNPLPVCTIAGNSAICPGTSTQLCAPAGAASYSWNTGATTNCITVNTPATYIVAVTGANGCVSTCSKTVTTSTTPVCTITGSDTICQGQSTQLCVPAGATSYLWSTGATTNCITVSTPGTYTVTVNNAGGCVSTCSKTVTAGTLPVCTIEGNSAICPGSSTQLCAPAGAASYLWSTGATTNCITVNAAGTYTVTVTSATGCTSTCSKTITVSQTPGCLITGSGTICEGGSTQLCVPAGATSYLWSTGATTNCITVSTPGTYTVTVTDVGGCVSTCSKTVTTSTTPVCTIEGNSAICPGGSTQLCVPAGATSYLWSTGATTNCITVSTPGTYTVTVTNAGGCVSTCSKTVTTSTTPVCMITGSGTICQGGSTQLCVPAGATSYSWNTGATTNCITVNSPATYIVAVTDAGGCVSTCSKTVTTSTTPVCTITGSDTICQGQSTQLCVPAGATSYLWSTGATTNCITVSTPGTYTVTVTNAGGCVSTCSKTVTTSTTPVCTITGSDTICQGQSTQLCVPAGATSYLWNTGATTNCITVSTPGTYTVTVTNAGGCVSTCSKTVTTSTTPVCTITGSGTICEGQSTQLCVPAGATSYLWSTGATTNCITVSTPGTYTVTVTNAGGCVSTCSKTVTVSAPIVCSIYGDTSICQGQTTKLCAPAGCIKYLWNTGATTSCINVSTPGTYTVTTTNAAGCTSTCSKTVTVGAPIACSITGDTSICQGQTTELCVSAGCEKYLWSTGATTNCIDVSTPGTYTVTTTNSAGCTSTCSKTVTVGTPIACSITGDTLICQGQTTELCVSAGCTKYLWNTGATTSCIDVSTPGTYTVTTTNSAGCTSTCSKTVTVLDVSDCIITGPVSCDPGKSIQLCAPSGCIKYLWNTGATTRCIDVSTPGTYTVTTTNSAGCTSTCSKTVTVSAPTECSITGNTSICQGQTTELCAPEGFAKYLWSTGETTSCITVSTAGMYTVTTTNSAGCSSTCSKTVTVLGGSDCIITGSVSCGPGKSIQLCAPSGYTKYLWNTGATTSCIKVTHGGTYTVTVTNAAGCETTASRYITSHYITTRKATPDTTNQTAKLETWISEAPLSVNSDNMTAKAYPNPFNGKAVVEFRTPGANEHVVVELYDMKGFKILTLFDKKVKGNVWYKTEVNGTSLSEGVYIYRISNGHQVINGKLILIK, encoded by the coding sequence ATGAGAAGAAATCTACTATCTGGCGCATTATGCGCATTGTTATTATTTTTATTGCCCTTTAAAAATTTGGCGCAGTCTCCCCCTAACTTGCGTTCAACTGCCAGTTTTGCATTGTTTACAGCGACTGGGGCGTTCAGTAATGTTGGTGCTTCAACAATTGTAACGGGTGATGTGGGGACTAATGTAGGTGCGTTTAGCGCTTTTCCACCTGGAGTGTTGGTGGGCCAACGTCATGTAGCAGATCCAGCCTCAGCACAGGCTGCTACGGATGTGAGTCTTGCCTATGGCGAGATGAGTACTATAACCTGCGGCAGTGTAATTTCAACAACGCTGGGAGGCGGGCAAACACTTCTCCCAAATGTTTATTGCCTGGGGGCAGCATCTACCGTTAATGGAGATCTTATTTTAGACGGACAGGGTAATCCCAATTCCTTGTTTATTTTTAAAATAGATGGGGCTTTGGCCACCACTGTTAACTCTAGAATTATATTGACGAATTCAGCTTCAATATGCAATGTTTACTGGCAGGTAAATGGCGAGGTTGATTTAGGTAATAACTCCCTTTTCCAGGGAACACTTCTGGTAAATGGAGCGATCAATTTACTGGAAGCTGCACAATTGAACGGCCGCGCTCTTTCAACAGCAGGAGCAATCTCTTTACATAATAATATAGTTAACGTAAGTGCTCAACCTACTGCATCGGTAATTACAGCAGGTGGGCCAACAACATTTTGCGCCGGGGGTAGTGTTGTCCTTTCAGGAAATAATGGCGGCACATGGAGTACAGGAGCAACAACTCCAACAATTACGGTCACCCAGGCCGGTGATTATTCTGTAACAAATACGAATGCATGTGGCACCGTAACCTCTAATCATATTATAGTTACCGTAAACCCATTGCCAGTATGTACGATCGCGGGTAATAGTGCTATTTGCCCGGGTACGTCAACACAACTTTGTGCACCCGCAGGCGCTGCTTCTTATTCATGGAACACAGGTGCCACCACAAATTGTATTACCGTTAACACCCCAGCAACATATATAGTTGCTGTTACAGGTGCAAACGGATGTGTAAGCACTTGCAGCAAAACTGTAACCACAAGCACGACACCAGTATGTACGATCACCGGCAGTGATACAATTTGCCAGGGTCAATCAACACAACTGTGTGTGCCAGCAGGTGCAACTTCTTATTTATGGAGCACAGGTGCCACCACAAATTGTATCACGGTTAGCACACCAGGAACATATACAGTTACTGTTAACAATGCAGGCGGATGTGTAAGCACCTGCAGCAAAACTGTAACCGCAGGAACATTGCCAGTATGTACGATTGAAGGCAATAGTGCTATTTGCCCGGGGTCGTCAACACAACTTTGTGCACCCGCAGGTGCTGCTTCTTATTTATGGAGCACAGGCGCCACCACAAATTGTATCACCGTTAACGCTGCAGGAACATATACTGTTACTGTTACCAGTGCAACCGGATGTACCAGTACATGTAGTAAAACAATCACTGTAAGTCAAACACCAGGTTGTCTGATCACCGGCAGTGGAACTATCTGCGAGGGTGGGTCAACACAATTGTGTGTGCCAGCAGGTGCAACCTCATATTTATGGAGCACAGGTGCCACCACAAATTGTATCACGGTTAGTACACCAGGAACATATACAGTTACTGTTACAGATGTAGGCGGATGTGTAAGCACCTGCAGCAAAACTGTAACCACAAGCACGACACCAGTATGTACGATCGAGGGTAATAGTGCTATTTGCCCGGGTGGGTCAACACAACTTTGTGTACCAGCAGGCGCTACCTCATATTTATGGAGCACAGGTGCCACCACAAATTGTATCACCGTTAGTACACCAGGAACATATACAGTTACTGTTACCAATGCAGGTGGATGTGTAAGCACCTGCAGCAAAACTGTAACCACCAGCACAACGCCAGTTTGTATGATCACCGGCAGTGGTACAATTTGCCAGGGTGGGTCAACACAACTGTGTGTGCCCGCAGGCGCAACCTCTTATTCATGGAACACAGGCGCCACCACAAATTGTATTACCGTTAACTCCCCAGCAACATATATAGTTGCTGTTACAGATGCAGGCGGATGTGTAAGCACTTGCAGCAAAACTGTAACCACCAGCACAACACCAGTATGTACGATCACCGGCAGTGATACAATTTGCCAGGGTCAATCAACACAACTTTGTGTACCAGCAGGCGCTACCTCATATTTATGGAGCACAGGTGCCACCACAAATTGTATCACGGTTAGTACACCAGGAACATATACAGTTACTGTTACCAATGCAGGCGGATGTGTAAGCACCTGCAGCAAAACTGTAACCACAAGCACGACACCAGTATGTACGATCACCGGCAGTGATACAATTTGCCAGGGTCAATCAACACAACTTTGTGTACCAGCAGGCGCTACCTCATATTTATGGAACACAGGTGCCACCACAAATTGTATCACGGTTAGTACACCAGGAACATATACAGTTACTGTTACCAATGCAGGCGGATGTGTAAGCACCTGCAGCAAAACTGTAACCACAAGCACAACGCCAGTATGTACGATCACCGGCAGTGGTACAATTTGCGAGGGTCAATCAACACAATTGTGTGTACCAGCAGGCGCTACCTCATATTTATGGAGTACAGGTGCCACCACAAATTGTATCACGGTTAGTACACCAGGAACATATACAGTTACGGTTACCAATGCAGGCGGATGTGTAAGCACCTGTAGCAAAACTGTAACTGTTAGTGCACCTATAGTTTGTTCCATCTACGGCGATACTTCAATTTGCCAGGGTCAAACAACTAAACTTTGTGCACCGGCAGGTTGTATAAAATATCTCTGGAATACGGGTGCAACAACAAGTTGTATTAATGTAAGCACCCCAGGAACGTATACTGTTACTACTACCAATGCAGCAGGTTGCACCAGCACCTGCAGTAAAACAGTTACAGTTGGTGCACCGATAGCATGTTCCATCACCGGCGATACTTCAATTTGCCAGGGTCAAACCACTGAGCTTTGTGTGTCAGCAGGCTGTGAAAAATATCTCTGGAGTACGGGAGCAACAACAAATTGTATTGATGTAAGTACCCCAGGCACGTATACTGTTACTACTACCAATTCAGCAGGTTGCACCAGCACCTGCAGTAAAACAGTTACAGTTGGTACACCGATAGCATGTTCCATCACCGGCGATACTTTAATTTGCCAGGGTCAAACTACTGAGCTTTGTGTGTCAGCAGGTTGTACAAAATATCTCTGGAACACGGGTGCAACAACAAGTTGTATTGATGTAAGCACCCCAGGAACGTATACTGTTACTACTACCAATTCAGCAGGTTGTACTAGTACCTGCAGCAAAACAGTTACTGTTCTTGATGTGTCTGACTGTATCATTACCGGTCCAGTCTCTTGCGACCCGGGAAAATCAATTCAGCTTTGCGCACCTTCAGGTTGTATAAAATATCTCTGGAACACGGGTGCAACAACAAGGTGTATTGATGTAAGCACCCCAGGAACGTATACTGTTACTACTACCAATTCAGCAGGTTGCACCAGCACCTGCAGTAAAACAGTTACAGTTAGTGCACCGACAGAATGTTCCATCACCGGCAATACTTCAATTTGCCAGGGTCAAACCACTGAGCTTTGTGCGCCAGAAGGTTTTGCAAAATATCTCTGGAGTACGGGAGAAACAACAAGTTGTATTACAGTAAGCACCGCAGGAATGTATACTGTTACCACAACCAATTCAGCAGGTTGTAGTAGTACCTGCAGCAAAACAGTTACTGTTCTTGGGGGGTCAGACTGTATCATTACCGGTTCAGTATCTTGCGGCCCGGGAAAATCAATTCAGCTTTGCGCACCTTCAGGTTACACAAAATATCTCTGGAACACAGGTGCAACAACAAGTTGTATTAAAGTCACACATGGCGGCACATATACCGTTACCGTTACCAATGCAGCCGGATGCGAGACAACCGCCAGTAGGTATATAACCTCACATTATATAACAACCAGGAAGGCTACGCCAGATACAACAAATCAGACTGCAAAACTGGAAACCTGGATAAGCGAGGCGCCACTATCTGTCAATTCAGATAATATGACAGCTAAAGCATATCCTAATCCATTTAACGGAAAAGCAGTAGTAGAGTTTCGAACTCCCGGTGCAAATGAACATGTTGTAGTTGAACTTTACGACATGAAGGGATTCAAAATTTTGACACTGTTTGACAAGAAAGTCAAAGGAAATGTTTGGTATAAAACTGAAGTAAATGGAACATCTCTTTCTGAAGGTGTTTACATCTACAGGATATCAAACGGTCACCAGGTCATTAATGGAAAACTGATTCTGATTAAATAG